CGTGCCAGGAAGAGGGGCCCGGCGTGGTGCTGGCCGATCTCGATCCGGCGCGCATCGCCAGCGTGCGCGAGAGCCTGCCCGCGCTGCGTCACCGTTGCCTCGTCTGACGCCCGAGAACCGAACACGGCGCGATCGTTTTCGCGCACCGCCGGTCCAATCCGGCAACGAATCCAAGGATTACGCATGAGCAAGAGCCAGAACCCGCTGAAGATCGCCGATCGCTACCTGCTGTCCCCGCATGGCCTCGGGGAGGCCGAGCTGGAGAAGACTTTCCGCAAGCTGATGCGCCACGACATCGACTTTGCCGACCTGTACTTTCAGTACCAGCGCTCCGAGGCCTGGAGCCTGGAGGAGGGCATCGTCAAGTCGGGTAGCTTCGACATCGAACAGGGTGTGGGCGTACGTGCGATCAGCGGCGAGAAGACCGCCTTTGCCTACTCTGACGACATCTCGCTCGATGCGCTGGTCGGCGCTGCGACCGCGACGCGGGCGATCGCCGCAGCCGGTGAGCGGCGCCGCGTCGGCATCGTGCCGCACAAGCTCAAGACCCGCCTGTACCGTGCCGACGACCCGCTCGATTCGCTCGACGACACGTCCAAGGTCAAGCTGCTGGAGCGCCTCGAAAGCTTCGCCCGCGCCGAGGATCCGCGCGTCACCCAGGTCATGGCGCACATCGCGGGTTCGTGGGAGGTGGTGATGGTGGCGCGCAGCGACGGCCATCTGGCAGCCGACGTGCGTCCGCTGGTGCGGGTGTCGATCACCGTGATCATGGAAGAGAACGGCCGCCGCGAGCAGGGCAGTGCCGGCGGCGGCGGCCGTTACGACTACGGCTACTTCTGCGACGACCGCCTGCACGACTACGCCCGCGCCGCGGTGCATCAGGCCAGCGTCAATCTGGCGGCCGACCCGGCGCCGGCGGGCACCATGCCGGTGGTGCTGGGGCCTGGCTGGCCGGGCATCCTGCTGCACGAGGCGATCGGCCATGGGCTGGAAGGCGACTTCAACCGCAAGGGCAGCTCTGCCTTCTCCGGGCTCCTGGGTCAGCAGGTCGCAGCCAAGGGCGTCACCGTGGTCGATGACGGCACCCTGCAGGACCGCCGCGGTTCGCTGTCGATCGACGACGAGGGCAACCCGACCGAACGCACCGTGCTGATCGAGGACGGCATCCTGACCGGCTACATGCAGGACATGATGAACGCACGACTGATGGGCATGCCGCTGACCGGCAACGGCCGGCGCGAATCCTTTGCCCACCTGCCGCTGCCGCGCATGACCAACACCTACATGCTGAACGGCGACAAGGACCCGGAAGAGATCATCAAGTCGGTGAAGAAGGGGCTGTACGCGGTGAACTTCGGTGGTGGCCAGGTGGACATCACGTCGGGCAAGTTCGTGTTCTCGACCGCCGAGGCCTACCTGATCGAAGACG
This genomic window from Thauera humireducens contains:
- the tldD gene encoding metalloprotease TldD, with the protein product MSKSQNPLKIADRYLLSPHGLGEAELEKTFRKLMRHDIDFADLYFQYQRSEAWSLEEGIVKSGSFDIEQGVGVRAISGEKTAFAYSDDISLDALVGAATATRAIAAAGERRRVGIVPHKLKTRLYRADDPLDSLDDTSKVKLLERLESFARAEDPRVTQVMAHIAGSWEVVMVARSDGHLAADVRPLVRVSITVIMEENGRREQGSAGGGGRYDYGYFCDDRLHDYARAAVHQASVNLAADPAPAGTMPVVLGPGWPGILLHEAIGHGLEGDFNRKGSSAFSGLLGQQVAAKGVTVVDDGTLQDRRGSLSIDDEGNPTERTVLIEDGILTGYMQDMMNARLMGMPLTGNGRRESFAHLPLPRMTNTYMLNGDKDPEEIIKSVKKGLYAVNFGGGQVDITSGKFVFSTAEAYLIEDGKVTRPVKGATLIGNGPDVLTKVKMIGNDMMLDPGVGTCGKDGQSVPVGVGQPTLRVDGLTVGGTA